Proteins found in one Colletes latitarsis isolate SP2378_abdomen chromosome 8, iyColLati1, whole genome shotgun sequence genomic segment:
- the LOC143344949 gene encoding RNA-binding protein 1-like isoform X5, producing MSRYREWDLSCKVYVGNLGSSASKHEIESAFSKYGPLRNVWVARNPPGFAFVEFEDPRDAEDAVRGLDGTRCCGTRVRVEMSSGRSRRGGGGRRPGPRYSRSWSRSPRRSPISRCSRFYQRQLLALLVSPPLLLLLLLLLLLLQPP from the exons ATGTCACGTTACCGTGAATGGGATCTTTCGTGCAAAGTTTATGTTGGAAACTTGGGCAGTAGTGCTAGTAAACATGAAATTGAAAGTGCATTTAGTAAATATGGTCCACTAAGAAACGTGTGGGTTGCCAGAAATCCACCTGGATTTGCTTTCGTGGAATTTGAAGATCCAAGAGATGCTGAAGATGCAGTTAGAGGACTAGATGGAAC ACGCTGTTGTGGAACCAGAGTGAGGGTAGAGATGTCCTCCGGAAGAAGTCGGCGTGGTGGTGGTGGACGGAGACCAGGTCCAAGATACTCCAG GTCCTGGTCAAGAAGTCCGCGCAGATCACCGATAAGTCGATGTTCCAG ATTCTACCAGCGTCAGCTCCTAGCTCTGCTCGTCTCCCCGCCACTACTACTActgctactactactactactactactacagcCACCGTGA
- the LOC143344932 gene encoding protein-lysine N-methyltransferase SMYD4 → MLDESNEETNNYFSSNLLELQNAITAEDSKRFAALNSNSERIDFVLRYSEAHRLPLEIENQTQKNSEKAIRLKDLGNKYFGHGEFHKALEMYSNAVMLAPQEDLGIILANRSATLYYLERYDYALIDAEETIRVGYPKELLYKIEERRAKCLLGLKRHAEAVQAFRSALTALDCTKLTLEKKLKLESDIRMMLAVMEKGDQMARKANKMQSPETQKSSKPKRPTPKIENCNPLYPACSKAVEIKDDGGDVGRHAVATKNIEPGEILVIEKPHCALLLPEYRLTHCHCCFSRIFVPTPAACKKCSWVAYCGIRCRNADAKVHRTECMLLPALWRSNISVTCFLALRSITQRSFEELFKMKDTLAASKGRFHVTPQRPHQSDDFEAYYGLITHEDERTTEDLIHRTYVASWLLRLLKRGSYFPEGVKTEDTAETKLSEGELFIGGLILQSLMLLQFNAHEISELTTPRGKKALANAKSIFIGGGLYSTVSLFNHSCNPGIIRYFVGTTMVVRAVRSIAKGEEISENYGPIFTMTPENERKRTLRLRYWFDCKCEACTAHWPLLKDIDPTILRFKCDTGTECNNILPVRTDTNEFMIKCPKCGNNTNILKGLKALQDTDALYKIAAQNLEEGKNVEALKYYLEILRLLDETLALPIRDYHLCQQGVRQCMLTLGNFAYV, encoded by the exons ATGTTGGACGAATCGAACGAGGAAACAAACAACTACTTCAGTTCGAACCTGTTGGAGCTGCAGAACGCCATTACTGCAGAGGATTCGAAAAGATTCGCGGCCCTGAACAGCAACTCGGAGAGGATCGATTTCGTTCTGAGGTATTCGGAGGCTCATAGACTTCCCTTGGAGATAGAGAATCAGACGCAGAAGAACAGCGAGAAAGCTATTCGACTCAAGGACTTGGGCAACAAATATTTTGGCCACGGCGAATTCCACAAGGCCTtggaaatgtactcgaacgctgTCATGCTGGCACCTCAGGAAG ACTTGGGTATCATACTAGCCAATCGTTCCGCGACGCTTTATTACCTGGAACGTTACGATTACGCTCTGATAGACGCGGAGGAAACTATACGGGTCGGCTATCCGAAGGAATTGTTGTACAAAATCGAGGAAAGACGCGCAAAGTGTTTGCTAGGTTTGAAAAGGCACGCGGAGGCCGTGCAAGCGTTCAGAAGCGCTTTGACCGCCCTGGACTGTACAAAGTTGACGTTAGAAAAAAAACTGAAGCTCGAATCCGACATTAGAATGATGCTCGCGGTGATGGAAAAGGGCGATCAAATGGCGCGGAAAGCGAACAAAATGCAATCTCCCGAGACGCAAAAGAGTAGCAAACCGAAGAGACCGACTCCTAAAATCGAGAACTGTAATCCGTTGTACCCCGCGTGTAGCAAAGCGGTGGAAATTAAAGATGACGGCGGTGACGTTGGAAGACACGCCGTTGCTACCAAAAACATCGAACCTGGTGAAATACTGGTAATAGAAAAACCACATTGTGCGTTATTGTTGCCCGAATACAG ACTCACGCATTGTCACTGTTGCTTTTCGAGAATATTCGTACCGACGCCAGCCGCTTGCAAAAAGTGCAGTTGGGTGGCTTACTGCGGTATCCGGTGCAGAAACGCGGACGCAAAAGTGCATCGAACCGAATGCATGCTGCTGCCCGCATTGTGGCGTTCAAACATATCCGTAACGTGTTTCTTGGCACTCAGGTCGATTACACAGCGATCGTTCGAAGAATTGTTTAAAATGAAAGACACACTGGCAGCTTCGAAGGGTAGATTCCACGTAACGCCGCAGCGGCCCCATCAGAGCGACGACTTTGAAGCCTACTATGGACTAA TAACGCACGAAGACGAAAGAACGACAGAAGATCTAATCCATAGAACCTACGTAGCCAGTTGGTTATTGAGACTCTTAAAAAGAGGCTCATATTTCCCAGAAGGTGTTAAAACCGAAGACACGGCTGAAACAAAACTCTCCGAGGGTGAATTATTCATAGGAGGTTTAATTTTACAAAGCTTGATGTTGCTGCAATTCAATGCTCACGAG ATATCAGAGTTGACAACACCAAGAGGCAAAAAAGCCTTGGCAAATGCGAAAAGCATTTTTATAGGTGGTGGATTGTATTCAACGGTATCATTGTTTAATCATTCGTGCAATCCTGGTATCATCAG ATATTTTGTCGGTACTACTATGGTTGTACGAGCGGTTCGTTCGATCGCAAAGGGAGAGGAAATCTCTGAAAattatggtccaatttttacgaTGACCCCTGAAAATGAACGCAAGAGAACACTGAGATTGCGGTACTGGTTTGACTGCAAATGCGAGGCATGTACGGCGCATTGGCCTCTTTTGAAAGATATCGATCCAACGATTCTCAG ATTTAAATGCGACACTGGAACGGAATGCAACAATATCTTACCTGTAAGAACGGACACGAATGAATTCATGATTAAGTGTCCCAAATGTGGCAACAATACGAACATCCTAAAAGGTTTGAAAGCCTTACAAGACACAGACGCACTTTACAAAATTGCCGCACAAAActtggaagaaggcaaaaacgtgGAAGCGttgaaatactatttggaaATTCTGAGGCTTTTAGACGAGACCCTTGCTTTGCCTATAAGAGATTATCATCTTTGTCAGCAAGGTGTTCGCCAATGTATGCTTACTTTAGGCAATTTCGCGTACGTTTAA
- the Med18 gene encoding mediator complex subunit 18 isoform X2 — protein sequence MDSLTAAIKSNIIPNQEYLLQGSVLDSAVEVLLHRLRGLCDNVDTGPETFYDHEMCFSIRGSEQPLLLHVRRALDYQDMPWQLRYIGQPELGDKSRPTIVRSSLDIATSNTVVDFLTELGCRLDFEYIARGYMFRKGRMKVTVSKIFKMAQQGKMPESMEAISQSYLVELSVLAPSGQDAIAEDMRIFAEQLKPLVQLEKIDYKRLVH from the exons ATGGACAGCTTAACAGCTGCAATTAAATCTAACATAATTccaaatcaagaatatttattacaAGGATCAGTGTTGGACAGTGCTGTAGAAGTGTTACTTCACAGGTTACGTGGTTTATGTGATAATGTTGACACTGGACCAGAAACCTTTTATGACCATGAAATGTGTTTCAGTATCAG GGGATCAGAACAACCGTTGCTTTTGCACGTGAGAAGAGCTTTAGATTATCAAGACATGCCTTGGCAATTACGTTATATCGGTCAACCTGAACTTGGTGACAAATCACGTCCTACAATAGTTAGAAGTAGCTTAGATATAGCAACCAGTAATACAGTTGTGGACTTTCTGACAGAACTTGGATGTAGGTTGGATTTTGAATACATTGCACGTGGTTATATGTTCCGTAAAGGTAGAATGAAGGTTACTGTTTCCAAGATATTTAAAATGGCTCAACAAGGAAAAATGCCTGAAAGTATGGAAGCTATATCTCAAAGTTATCTAGTCGAATTGAGTGTGTTAGCACCAAGTGGTCAAGATGCAATAGCAGAGGACATGAGAATTTTTGCAGAACAATTAAAACCTTTAGTTCAACTTGAGAAAATTGACTATAAAAGGCTTGTTCATTAA
- the LOC143344949 gene encoding RNA-binding protein 1-like isoform X3, whose translation MSRYREWDLSCKVYVGNLGSSASKHEIESAFSKYGPLRNVWVARNPPGFAFVEFEDPRDAEDAVRGLDGTRCCGTRVRVEMSSGRSRRGGGGRRPGPRYSRSRSRSPRRRSLGRYPRSWSRSPRRSPISRCSRFYQRQLLALLVSPPLLLLLLLLLLLLQPP comes from the exons ATGTCACGTTACCGTGAATGGGATCTTTCGTGCAAAGTTTATGTTGGAAACTTGGGCAGTAGTGCTAGTAAACATGAAATTGAAAGTGCATTTAGTAAATATGGTCCACTAAGAAACGTGTGGGTTGCCAGAAATCCACCTGGATTTGCTTTCGTGGAATTTGAAGATCCAAGAGATGCTGAAGATGCAGTTAGAGGACTAGATGGAAC ACGCTGTTGTGGAACCAGAGTGAGGGTAGAGATGTCCTCCGGAAGAAGTCGGCGTGGTGGTGGTGGACGGAGACCAGGTCCAAGATACTCCAG GTCCCGATCTCGCAGTCCTCGGAGGAGATCACTGGGTCGTTACCCCAG GTCCTGGTCAAGAAGTCCGCGCAGATCACCGATAAGTCGATGTTCCAG ATTCTACCAGCGTCAGCTCCTAGCTCTGCTCGTCTCCCCGCCACTACTACTActgctactactactactactactactacagcCACCGTGA
- the LOC143344949 gene encoding RNA-binding protein 1-like isoform X4, producing the protein MSRYREWDLSCKVYVGNLGSSASKHEIESAFSKYGPLRNVWVARNPPGFAFVEFEDPRDAEDAVRGLDGTRCCGTRVRVEMSSGRSRRGGGGRRPGPRYSRSWSRSPRRSPISRCSRSRSRSPRRRSLTRSRSRDRRSRSDSRDRRY; encoded by the exons ATGTCACGTTACCGTGAATGGGATCTTTCGTGCAAAGTTTATGTTGGAAACTTGGGCAGTAGTGCTAGTAAACATGAAATTGAAAGTGCATTTAGTAAATATGGTCCACTAAGAAACGTGTGGGTTGCCAGAAATCCACCTGGATTTGCTTTCGTGGAATTTGAAGATCCAAGAGATGCTGAAGATGCAGTTAGAGGACTAGATGGAAC ACGCTGTTGTGGAACCAGAGTGAGGGTAGAGATGTCCTCCGGAAGAAGTCGGCGTGGTGGTGGTGGACGGAGACCAGGTCCAAGATACTCCAG GTCCTGGTCAAGAAGTCCGCGCAGATCACCGATAAGTCGATGTTCCAG gtcACGGTCCCGTAGTCCACGCAGGAGATCACTGACCCGTAGCCGCAGCCGAGATCGTCGTTCTCGTTCGGATTCCCGTGACAGACGGTATTGA
- the LOC143344949 gene encoding RNA-binding protein 1-like isoform X7, protein MSRYREWDLSCKVYVGNLGSSASKHEIESAFSKYGPLRNVWVARNPPGFAFVEFEDPRDAEDAVRGLDGTRCCGTRVRVEMSSGRSRRGGGGRRPGPRYSRSRSRSPRRRSLTRSRSRDRRSRSDSRDRR, encoded by the exons ATGTCACGTTACCGTGAATGGGATCTTTCGTGCAAAGTTTATGTTGGAAACTTGGGCAGTAGTGCTAGTAAACATGAAATTGAAAGTGCATTTAGTAAATATGGTCCACTAAGAAACGTGTGGGTTGCCAGAAATCCACCTGGATTTGCTTTCGTGGAATTTGAAGATCCAAGAGATGCTGAAGATGCAGTTAGAGGACTAGATGGAAC ACGCTGTTGTGGAACCAGAGTGAGGGTAGAGATGTCCTCCGGAAGAAGTCGGCGTGGTGGTGGTGGACGGAGACCAGGTCCAAGATACTCCAG gtcACGGTCCCGTAGTCCACGCAGGAGATCACTGACCCGTAGCCGCAGCCGAGATCGTCGTTCTCGTTCGGATTCCCGTGACAGACG TTAG
- the LOC143344949 gene encoding RNA-binding protein 1-like isoform X2 → MSRYREWDLSCKVYVGNLGSSASKHEIESAFSKYGPLRNVWVARNPPGFAFVEFEDPRDAEDAVRGLDGTRCCGTRVRVEMSSGRSRRGGGGRRPGPRYSRSRSRSPRRRSLGRYPRSWSRSPRRSPISRCSRSRSRSPRRRSLTRSRSRDRRSRSDSRDRR, encoded by the exons ATGTCACGTTACCGTGAATGGGATCTTTCGTGCAAAGTTTATGTTGGAAACTTGGGCAGTAGTGCTAGTAAACATGAAATTGAAAGTGCATTTAGTAAATATGGTCCACTAAGAAACGTGTGGGTTGCCAGAAATCCACCTGGATTTGCTTTCGTGGAATTTGAAGATCCAAGAGATGCTGAAGATGCAGTTAGAGGACTAGATGGAAC ACGCTGTTGTGGAACCAGAGTGAGGGTAGAGATGTCCTCCGGAAGAAGTCGGCGTGGTGGTGGTGGACGGAGACCAGGTCCAAGATACTCCAG GTCCCGATCTCGCAGTCCTCGGAGGAGATCACTGGGTCGTTACCCCAG GTCCTGGTCAAGAAGTCCGCGCAGATCACCGATAAGTCGATGTTCCAG gtcACGGTCCCGTAGTCCACGCAGGAGATCACTGACCCGTAGCCGCAGCCGAGATCGTCGTTCTCGTTCGGATTCCCGTGACAGACG TTAG
- the LOC143344949 gene encoding RNA-binding protein 1-like isoform X8 encodes MSRYREWDLSCKVYVGNLGSSASKHEIESAFSKYGPLRNVWVARNPPGFAFVEFEDPRDAEDAVRGLDGTRCCGTRVRVEMSSGRSRRGGGGRRPGPRYSRFYQRQLLALLVSPPLLLLLLLLLLLLQPP; translated from the exons ATGTCACGTTACCGTGAATGGGATCTTTCGTGCAAAGTTTATGTTGGAAACTTGGGCAGTAGTGCTAGTAAACATGAAATTGAAAGTGCATTTAGTAAATATGGTCCACTAAGAAACGTGTGGGTTGCCAGAAATCCACCTGGATTTGCTTTCGTGGAATTTGAAGATCCAAGAGATGCTGAAGATGCAGTTAGAGGACTAGATGGAAC ACGCTGTTGTGGAACCAGAGTGAGGGTAGAGATGTCCTCCGGAAGAAGTCGGCGTGGTGGTGGTGGACGGAGACCAGGTCCAAGATACTCCAG ATTCTACCAGCGTCAGCTCCTAGCTCTGCTCGTCTCCCCGCCACTACTACTActgctactactactactactactactacagcCACCGTGA
- the Med18 gene encoding mediator complex subunit 18 isoform X1: protein MSAPISTAMDSLTAAIKSNIIPNQEYLLQGSVLDSAVEVLLHRLRGLCDNVDTGPETFYDHEMCFSIRGSEQPLLLHVRRALDYQDMPWQLRYIGQPELGDKSRPTIVRSSLDIATSNTVVDFLTELGCRLDFEYIARGYMFRKGRMKVTVSKIFKMAQQGKMPESMEAISQSYLVELSVLAPSGQDAIAEDMRIFAEQLKPLVQLEKIDYKRLVH, encoded by the exons atgaGTGCTCCAATAAGTACAGCTATGGACAGCTTAACAGCTGCAATTAAATCTAACATAATTccaaatcaagaatatttattacaAGGATCAGTGTTGGACAGTGCTGTAGAAGTGTTACTTCACAGGTTACGTGGTTTATGTGATAATGTTGACACTGGACCAGAAACCTTTTATGACCATGAAATGTGTTTCAGTATCAG GGGATCAGAACAACCGTTGCTTTTGCACGTGAGAAGAGCTTTAGATTATCAAGACATGCCTTGGCAATTACGTTATATCGGTCAACCTGAACTTGGTGACAAATCACGTCCTACAATAGTTAGAAGTAGCTTAGATATAGCAACCAGTAATACAGTTGTGGACTTTCTGACAGAACTTGGATGTAGGTTGGATTTTGAATACATTGCACGTGGTTATATGTTCCGTAAAGGTAGAATGAAGGTTACTGTTTCCAAGATATTTAAAATGGCTCAACAAGGAAAAATGCCTGAAAGTATGGAAGCTATATCTCAAAGTTATCTAGTCGAATTGAGTGTGTTAGCACCAAGTGGTCAAGATGCAATAGCAGAGGACATGAGAATTTTTGCAGAACAATTAAAACCTTTAGTTCAACTTGAGAAAATTGACTATAAAAGGCTTGTTCATTAA
- the LOC143344949 gene encoding RNA-binding protein 1-like isoform X1: MSRYREWDLSCKVYVGNLGSSASKHEIESAFSKYGPLRNVWVARNPPGFAFVEFEDPRDAEDAVRGLDGTRCCGTRVRVEMSSGRSRRGGGGRRPGPRYSRSRSRSPRRRSLGRYPRSWSRSPRRSPISRCSRSRSRSPRRRSLTRSRSRDRRSRSDSRDRRY, encoded by the exons ATGTCACGTTACCGTGAATGGGATCTTTCGTGCAAAGTTTATGTTGGAAACTTGGGCAGTAGTGCTAGTAAACATGAAATTGAAAGTGCATTTAGTAAATATGGTCCACTAAGAAACGTGTGGGTTGCCAGAAATCCACCTGGATTTGCTTTCGTGGAATTTGAAGATCCAAGAGATGCTGAAGATGCAGTTAGAGGACTAGATGGAAC ACGCTGTTGTGGAACCAGAGTGAGGGTAGAGATGTCCTCCGGAAGAAGTCGGCGTGGTGGTGGTGGACGGAGACCAGGTCCAAGATACTCCAG GTCCCGATCTCGCAGTCCTCGGAGGAGATCACTGGGTCGTTACCCCAG GTCCTGGTCAAGAAGTCCGCGCAGATCACCGATAAGTCGATGTTCCAG gtcACGGTCCCGTAGTCCACGCAGGAGATCACTGACCCGTAGCCGCAGCCGAGATCGTCGTTCTCGTTCGGATTCCCGTGACAGACGGTATTGA
- the LOC143344949 gene encoding RNA-binding protein 1-like isoform X6 — translation MSRYREWDLSCKVYVGNLGSSASKHEIESAFSKYGPLRNVWVARNPPGFAFVEFEDPRDAEDAVRGLDGTRCCGTRVRVEMSSGRSRRGGGGRRPGPRYSRSRSRSPRRRSLTRSRSRDRRSRSDSRDRRY, via the exons ATGTCACGTTACCGTGAATGGGATCTTTCGTGCAAAGTTTATGTTGGAAACTTGGGCAGTAGTGCTAGTAAACATGAAATTGAAAGTGCATTTAGTAAATATGGTCCACTAAGAAACGTGTGGGTTGCCAGAAATCCACCTGGATTTGCTTTCGTGGAATTTGAAGATCCAAGAGATGCTGAAGATGCAGTTAGAGGACTAGATGGAAC ACGCTGTTGTGGAACCAGAGTGAGGGTAGAGATGTCCTCCGGAAGAAGTCGGCGTGGTGGTGGTGGACGGAGACCAGGTCCAAGATACTCCAG gtcACGGTCCCGTAGTCCACGCAGGAGATCACTGACCCGTAGCCGCAGCCGAGATCGTCGTTCTCGTTCGGATTCCCGTGACAGACGGTATTGA